The Corallococcus caeni genome includes a region encoding these proteins:
- a CDS encoding RiPP maturation radical SAM C-methyltransferase, which yields MAEPVAHPPARVLLVCMPYQSASLSSLAIALLASTLRERGVETEEAYLHFDFARLVGASAYADLVEGGTQQGLLGEMLFAEGFHGPSAEEGVEQRLGPCFGPPAQRSALLAEFRRICLARVEAARPDLVGFSTSCNQLLPSLWLARQIKDVWPGVRIVLGGSACSLPMGERISQSYDVVDHVVSGYGEAPLLELALGGPGAGQRLMVSERPVNMDALPLPDYSTYLQAAHAFTEDPHRVMLAFESSRGCWWGQKNHCTFCGLNRLEMAYNSKSSARVVKEVRTLWERYGKPLFATDSILSRAHLKEVMPELAAYESKPVLFYEVKANMTGREVMALHKANVAWVQPGIESLNSHLLALLKKGVKAIQNLALLKWCRELGISVSWNLLCGIPGETIEDYDAQLRLIERYPHLAPPQGMNPIRVDRFAPYFSAFEKYGWSALEPLEEYRFLHPSLSREELRDIAYHFDALGGSSVFNAYRDDVQASLVRWKRAHARGDGLFWDEPRGLILIRDGAVSLIEREEELAAVINASHELVALPALKALSAKAPSLVEELLDMGVLYQEDNRVVNLAVRVGLRSMGMAWQGAPSQPGA from the coding sequence ATGGCTGAACCTGTCGCCCATCCGCCCGCGCGGGTGTTGCTCGTCTGCATGCCCTACCAGAGCGCCTCCCTGTCCTCGCTGGCCATCGCGCTGCTCGCGAGCACGCTGCGGGAGCGGGGCGTGGAGACGGAGGAGGCCTACCTCCACTTCGACTTCGCGCGCTTGGTGGGCGCTTCCGCCTATGCTGACCTTGTCGAGGGAGGAACGCAGCAGGGCCTCCTCGGGGAGATGCTCTTCGCGGAGGGCTTCCATGGCCCCAGCGCCGAGGAGGGAGTCGAACAGCGGCTGGGCCCATGCTTCGGGCCCCCAGCCCAGCGGTCGGCGCTGCTGGCGGAGTTCAGGCGGATCTGCCTGGCGCGAGTCGAGGCGGCCCGGCCGGACCTAGTGGGCTTCTCCACCTCCTGCAACCAGTTGCTGCCTTCGCTCTGGCTCGCGCGGCAGATCAAGGACGTCTGGCCTGGGGTCCGCATCGTCCTGGGCGGCTCGGCCTGTTCACTGCCCATGGGGGAGCGGATCAGCCAGAGCTATGACGTAGTGGACCACGTCGTGAGCGGCTACGGCGAGGCGCCACTTCTGGAGCTGGCCCTGGGCGGCCCGGGGGCGGGGCAGCGGCTCATGGTCAGCGAGCGTCCCGTCAACATGGATGCCCTGCCCCTTCCCGACTACAGCACCTATCTCCAGGCCGCGCATGCGTTCACTGAGGACCCCCATCGCGTGATGCTGGCCTTCGAAAGCTCCCGGGGCTGTTGGTGGGGGCAGAAGAACCACTGCACGTTCTGCGGCTTGAACCGGCTGGAGATGGCCTACAACTCCAAGTCCAGCGCGCGTGTCGTCAAGGAGGTCCGGACCCTGTGGGAGCGCTACGGAAAGCCTCTGTTCGCCACGGATAGCATCCTCTCCCGCGCGCACCTGAAGGAGGTCATGCCGGAGCTGGCCGCGTACGAGAGCAAGCCGGTCCTCTTCTACGAGGTGAAGGCGAACATGACCGGCCGCGAGGTCATGGCGCTGCACAAGGCCAATGTCGCCTGGGTCCAGCCCGGTATCGAGAGCCTCAACTCCCACCTGCTCGCCCTGCTCAAGAAGGGCGTCAAGGCGATCCAGAACCTGGCACTGTTGAAGTGGTGCCGGGAGCTGGGGATCTCCGTGTCCTGGAACCTATTGTGCGGGATCCCGGGGGAGACGATCGAGGACTACGACGCGCAGCTGCGGCTCATCGAGCGGTATCCCCACCTGGCGCCTCCCCAGGGCATGAACCCCATCCGGGTAGACCGCTTCGCTCCGTACTTCAGCGCCTTCGAAAAATACGGCTGGTCAGCCCTCGAACCGCTTGAGGAGTATCGCTTTCTGCATCCCTCCCTGAGCAGGGAAGAACTCAGGGACATCGCCTACCACTTCGATGCGCTGGGGGGCTCCAGTGTCTTCAACGCGTACCGGGACGACGTCCAGGCGTCCTTGGTGCGCTGGAAGCGGGCCCATGCCCGTGGCGATGGGCTGTTCTGGGACGAGCCCCGGGGCCTCATCCTCATCCGTGACGGGGCCGTGTCGCTCATCGAACGCGAGGAGGAACTGGCGGCAGTGATCAACGCCTCGCATGAACTCGTCGCGCTTCCGGCATTGAAGGCGCTCTCGGCGAAGGCTCCCTCGCTCGTCGAGGAGCTGCTCGACATGGGAGTGCTCTACCAGGAGGACAACCGGGTGGTGAACCTCGCGGTCCGAGTGGGCCTGCGCAGCATGGGCATGGCGTGGCAGGGGGCCCCGTCCCAGCCAGGCGCCTGA
- a CDS encoding B12-binding domain-containing radical SAM protein: MSDVEPRRLRMLFFLDYFDPGNGGRFVNAPGLLPLIGSTRAAGFDVDFVTEEAALLRAIEAPEVDVVGISSMERLLPRSVVLARTIRRLRPDVVLMIGGNAIDPFARDLAGGLFDIVVLGEAEHALPALLRSVALVKGLSPGGSPPTPVRRIEGTARRQGPASAGGALPPDAVDVVLQASFQRHVPGHGAMELRVGNVYVRDSARGVVWFLEEPGPAARLAAEAGRLALDTGTAPVAQELDALCVLPWEVLSQEGWKHFEFYTQRGCRWGRCHFCSVSNRSIRALSPGKVVEVIAEAAGRGMETISFADDLFVQDPAWNREMLERLREQGLRVKFRAQTMANRSVWPLLELMQQVGFVELAFGLETLNPERAEFMAKSFNGKAYVENARETVCRTAAAGIYPMIYMIMVDPKSTLRQIASELEDVVRFAGDVYGRTGVVPKLSYSLMMLPVACTDVTSRFESHTTRVELDDGALVMPTEFRVSEPVRRYLLMIDRETAQLPSRRENLSSLDAYLRCAVLLAEEFQDPEQEAIQASVERGLEALRTLTGRLDADAEASVGSLIARARHEDLGALLADRRYDFRRFGGYFTGIQRFYTQLTAAMEGRAEEPGGRANG, translated from the coding sequence ATGAGTGACGTGGAACCCCGACGTCTGCGGATGCTCTTCTTCCTGGACTACTTCGACCCCGGTAACGGAGGGCGGTTCGTCAATGCGCCCGGACTGCTGCCGCTGATCGGGTCCACTCGAGCCGCTGGCTTCGACGTGGACTTCGTCACCGAGGAGGCCGCCCTGCTCAGGGCGATCGAGGCCCCCGAGGTGGACGTCGTCGGCATCTCCTCCATGGAGCGCCTCCTGCCCCGTTCGGTGGTGCTCGCGAGGACGATCCGACGGCTCCGGCCGGACGTGGTGCTGATGATCGGGGGCAATGCCATCGACCCGTTCGCGCGGGACTTGGCTGGCGGCTTGTTCGATATCGTGGTTCTGGGGGAGGCGGAGCATGCGCTGCCCGCGCTACTGAGGTCGGTGGCGTTGGTGAAGGGGCTCTCACCGGGCGGCAGCCCGCCGACGCCGGTCCGTCGCATTGAGGGTACGGCGCGGCGGCAGGGCCCGGCCTCCGCTGGCGGAGCGCTGCCTCCGGACGCCGTGGACGTCGTCCTCCAGGCGAGCTTCCAGCGCCATGTGCCAGGGCACGGCGCCATGGAGCTGCGCGTGGGCAACGTCTACGTCCGCGACTCGGCCCGCGGGGTCGTCTGGTTCCTGGAGGAGCCAGGCCCGGCCGCGCGCCTGGCTGCCGAGGCCGGCCGGCTCGCGCTGGACACCGGCACGGCACCGGTCGCCCAGGAACTGGATGCCTTATGCGTCCTCCCCTGGGAGGTCCTCTCCCAGGAAGGCTGGAAGCACTTCGAGTTCTACACCCAGCGTGGCTGCCGGTGGGGCCGGTGCCACTTCTGCTCCGTCAGCAACCGGAGCATCCGTGCGCTGAGCCCGGGGAAGGTCGTGGAGGTCATTGCCGAGGCCGCCGGCCGGGGCATGGAGACCATCTCGTTCGCGGATGACCTGTTCGTGCAGGACCCGGCCTGGAACCGGGAGATGCTCGAGCGGCTGCGGGAGCAGGGCCTCCGCGTGAAGTTCCGGGCGCAGACGATGGCGAACCGCTCGGTGTGGCCATTGTTGGAGCTCATGCAGCAGGTGGGCTTCGTGGAGCTGGCCTTCGGGCTGGAGACCCTCAACCCGGAGCGGGCGGAGTTCATGGCCAAGTCGTTCAACGGCAAGGCCTATGTGGAAAACGCCCGGGAGACGGTCTGCAGGACGGCCGCCGCCGGCATCTACCCCATGATCTACATGATCATGGTCGACCCGAAGTCCACCCTGCGGCAGATTGCCTCGGAGCTGGAGGACGTGGTCCGGTTCGCCGGGGACGTCTATGGGCGCACGGGGGTGGTCCCGAAGCTGTCCTATTCGCTGATGATGTTGCCGGTGGCCTGTACGGACGTCACTTCCCGGTTCGAGTCCCATACGACGCGGGTGGAGCTGGATGACGGTGCCTTGGTGATGCCCACCGAGTTCAGGGTTTCGGAGCCGGTGCGGCGCTACCTGCTGATGATCGACCGGGAGACCGCGCAGCTGCCTTCACGCCGTGAGAACCTGTCGTCGCTCGACGCCTACTTGCGTTGCGCGGTGCTGCTGGCCGAGGAGTTCCAGGACCCAGAGCAGGAGGCCATCCAGGCCAGCGTCGAGCGGGGCCTAGAGGCGTTGCGGACGCTGACGGGCCGGCTGGACGCGGACGCCGAGGCGTCGGTCGGCTCGTTGATCGCGCGAGCAAGACACGAGGACTTGGGGGCGCTGCTGGCGGACAGGCGCTATGACTTTCGCCGCTTCGGCGGGTACTTCACGGGCATCCAGCGGTTCTACACGCAGCTGACCGCCGCGATGGAAGGCCGTGCGGAGGAACCCGGAGGGCGCGCGAATGGCTGA
- a CDS encoding alpha/beta fold hydrolase, producing MREARRSVLTDGIEKAEAVRIGGIDQWISVRGRHKDNPLLLFLHGGPGFTALPSAYFYQGEWEEYFTVAHWDQRGAGKTYALNPPDKVRPTMTVDRMVADAEEVVAYLRKTYGKKRIVLVGHSWGTVLGVKLAQKHPDWFDAYVGISQGVDIPRNEVLGYEATLAAAKADGNAKAIADLESIAPFPDPKDPERTLANLGRERRWLMHYETHGWRAPDWHGAEVWRYSPDVTDKDMQARDEGLDLSLAAFWGPITQLNLTKANRFALPVVFFHGRHDRTTSAQLLDAWYATVQAPSKKLVWFEDSAHMVHEEEPGKVLVHLVQDVLPLTRGK from the coding sequence ATGCGCGAGGCCCGCCGCAGCGTGCTCACGGACGGCATCGAGAAGGCGGAGGCGGTGCGCATTGGCGGCATCGACCAGTGGATCTCCGTCCGGGGACGCCACAAGGACAACCCGCTGCTGCTCTTCCTGCATGGCGGGCCGGGCTTCACCGCGCTGCCCTCCGCGTACTTCTACCAGGGCGAATGGGAGGAATACTTCACCGTCGCGCACTGGGACCAGCGCGGCGCGGGCAAGACGTACGCCCTCAATCCGCCGGACAAGGTGCGCCCCACCATGACGGTGGACCGCATGGTCGCGGACGCGGAGGAGGTGGTCGCGTACCTGCGCAAGACGTACGGCAAGAAGCGCATCGTGCTCGTGGGCCACAGCTGGGGCACGGTGCTGGGCGTGAAGCTCGCGCAGAAGCACCCGGACTGGTTCGACGCGTACGTGGGTATCAGCCAGGGCGTGGACATCCCGAGGAACGAGGTCCTGGGCTACGAGGCCACGCTCGCCGCGGCGAAGGCGGACGGCAACGCGAAGGCCATCGCGGACCTGGAGTCCATCGCCCCGTTCCCGGACCCCAAGGACCCCGAGCGCACGCTGGCCAACCTGGGCAGGGAGCGCCGCTGGCTCATGCACTATGAGACGCACGGCTGGCGCGCGCCGGACTGGCACGGCGCGGAAGTGTGGCGCTACAGCCCGGACGTCACCGACAAGGACATGCAGGCGCGCGACGAGGGCCTGGACCTGAGCCTCGCGGCGTTCTGGGGGCCCATCACCCAGCTGAACCTCACGAAGGCGAACCGCTTCGCGCTGCCCGTCGTCTTCTTCCACGGCCGGCATGACCGCACCACGTCCGCGCAGCTCCTGGACGCGTGGTACGCCACCGTCCAGGCGCCCTCGAAGAAGCTCGTCTGGTTCGAGGACTCCGCGCACATGGTGCACGAGGAGGAGCCCGGCAAGGTGCTCGTCCACCTGGTGCAGGACGTGCTCCCGCTCACGCGCGGGAAGTAG
- a CDS encoding sodium:solute symporter family transporter, translating into MNPSTAGTQIGQPNTTAIFFFLLFVGITLAITYWAARKTKTTSEFFAAGGGISAAQNGFALAGDFMSAASFLGIAGLVATSGFDGLIYSVGWLVGWPVVTFLIAEPLRNLGKYTFADVVAYRLKQTPVRLSAAVGTLTVVVFYLIAQMVGAGNLIRLLFGLSYETAVVIVGAVMILYVLFGGMIATTWVQIVKAVLLLGGATALAGAVLYPFGFSPTALFSEAANRYGPEALAPGKLVSNPLEAVSLGVALMFGTAGLPHILMRFYTVPDAKAARTSVFYATGLIGFFYLVTFILGFGASVLVGRQAIIGVDKGGNMAAPMLAEAVGGTGFLGFISAVSFATILAVVAGLTLSGAAALSHDLWSSVVRKGHAPEAEQLKVARISSLLLGILAILLGVLFKNQNVAFMVGLAFAIAASANFPALLLSMLWRGFTTRGAVASMLTGSLSAVLLIFLSPTVQVDLLGNASALFPLKNPGIVTLPLSFVVGWVVSLLSPEAEASRRFAEVEHRMHVGAVVLPPVTVPTGVAGSVPPGVPEAPQKV; encoded by the coding sequence ATGAATCCCTCGACCGCGGGCACGCAGATTGGCCAGCCCAACACCACGGCCATCTTCTTCTTCCTCCTCTTCGTCGGCATCACGCTGGCCATCACGTACTGGGCCGCGCGCAAGACGAAGACGACCTCCGAGTTCTTCGCCGCCGGCGGCGGCATCAGCGCGGCGCAGAACGGCTTCGCGCTGGCCGGTGACTTCATGAGCGCCGCCAGCTTCCTGGGCATCGCGGGGCTCGTGGCCACGTCCGGCTTCGACGGGCTCATCTACTCCGTGGGCTGGCTGGTGGGCTGGCCGGTGGTGACCTTCCTCATCGCGGAGCCCCTGCGCAACCTGGGCAAGTACACGTTCGCGGACGTGGTGGCCTACCGGCTGAAGCAGACCCCGGTGCGCCTGTCCGCCGCGGTGGGCACGCTCACTGTCGTCGTCTTCTACCTGATTGCCCAGATGGTGGGCGCCGGCAACCTCATCCGCCTGCTGTTCGGCCTCTCCTACGAGACGGCCGTCGTCATCGTGGGCGCGGTGATGATCCTCTACGTGCTGTTCGGCGGGATGATCGCCACGACGTGGGTGCAGATTGTGAAGGCGGTGCTGCTCCTGGGCGGCGCGACGGCGCTGGCGGGCGCGGTGCTGTACCCGTTCGGCTTCAGCCCCACGGCCCTCTTCAGCGAGGCGGCGAACCGCTACGGCCCGGAGGCGCTGGCGCCGGGCAAGCTGGTGTCCAACCCGCTGGAGGCCGTCTCGCTGGGCGTGGCGCTGATGTTCGGCACGGCGGGCCTGCCGCACATCCTGATGCGCTTCTACACGGTGCCGGACGCGAAGGCGGCGCGCACCAGCGTCTTCTACGCCACGGGGCTCATCGGCTTCTTCTACCTGGTGACGTTCATCCTGGGCTTCGGCGCGTCCGTGCTGGTGGGCCGTCAGGCCATCATCGGCGTGGACAAGGGCGGCAACATGGCCGCGCCCATGCTGGCGGAGGCCGTGGGCGGCACGGGCTTCCTGGGCTTCATCTCCGCGGTGTCCTTCGCCACCATCCTCGCGGTGGTGGCGGGCCTGACGCTGTCGGGCGCGGCGGCGCTGTCCCACGACCTGTGGTCCAGCGTGGTGCGCAAGGGGCACGCGCCGGAGGCGGAGCAGCTCAAGGTGGCGCGCATCTCCAGCCTGCTGTTGGGCATCCTGGCCATCCTCCTGGGCGTCCTCTTCAAGAACCAGAACGTGGCCTTCATGGTGGGGCTGGCGTTCGCCATCGCGGCGAGCGCGAACTTCCCCGCGCTGCTCCTGTCCATGCTGTGGAGGGGCTTCACCACCCGGGGCGCGGTGGCCAGCATGCTGACGGGCTCCCTCAGCGCGGTGCTGCTCATCTTCCTGTCGCCCACGGTGCAGGTGGACCTGCTGGGCAACGCGTCCGCCCTCTTCCCGCTGAAGAACCCGGGCATCGTCACCCTCCCGCTGTCCTTCGTCGTCGGCTGGGTGGTGTCCCTGCTGTCGCCGGAGGCGGAGGCGTCGCGGCGGTTCGCGGAGGTGGAGCACCGCATGCACGTGGGCGCGGTGGTGCTTCCGCCCGTGACGGTCCCCACCGGCGTCGCGGGCTCGGTGCCGCCGGGCGTCCCGGAGGCACCCCAAAAGGTTTGA
- a CDS encoding radical SAM/SPASM domain-containing protein, with protein MPSTYNVVVPLKGNDGAEQDYHVLFNTLAGTLDVIDGKVATALKEGGGGSLPLPPDVLGYLDQRGYYFESRQDEVLRSRILYDEMMRFHRQSARQPLVVIPSYNCDLKCPYCWQRLYHMDSPVMSEEMANHLFEALPTFLEKNHSPDKTDLIIFGGEPLQDKPALRARVLHLLELGRRAGYSTKAISNGVGLAPNVPYLKGNIDVIQVTIDGPAEIHNKRRPLPGRRESFAPMIEGIARAVDAGIHINVRVNTDMTNLYTLPELSEFAQAQPWFSSGLVRFHLAPVKNHNPRKESPSESDLLLKVLELVGRDERMSIYDLSGFPGIKYFQGFKDSGLFSPHRFFNCEAQINFFAFDLHGDVYACWDTAGLKHLAVGSFSPEVKLDPTKLGQWRKRTALDIAGCQPCPSSPHCGGGCQFLALEHKKTFLESACDSMMEGYVQAIQSNANWLLERARAGDHAVGLVTAREVVTPVTRLFGLADSDGKAELIGCA; from the coding sequence ATGCCAAGCACTTACAACGTGGTGGTACCGCTGAAGGGGAATGACGGGGCAGAGCAGGACTACCACGTGCTCTTCAACACCCTGGCGGGGACCCTGGACGTCATCGATGGGAAGGTGGCCACGGCCCTGAAGGAAGGCGGCGGCGGTTCCCTCCCGCTTCCCCCCGACGTGCTGGGGTATCTGGACCAGCGCGGGTATTACTTCGAGTCCAGGCAGGACGAGGTGCTACGCTCCCGCATCCTCTATGACGAGATGATGCGCTTCCACCGCCAGAGCGCGCGGCAGCCGCTGGTCGTCATTCCCAGCTACAACTGCGACCTGAAATGTCCGTACTGCTGGCAGCGGCTCTATCACATGGATTCGCCCGTCATGTCGGAGGAGATGGCCAACCATCTCTTCGAGGCACTGCCGACGTTCCTGGAGAAGAACCACTCGCCAGACAAGACCGACCTCATCATCTTTGGCGGCGAGCCGTTGCAAGACAAACCCGCGCTGCGGGCGCGTGTCCTGCACCTGCTGGAGCTGGGGCGCCGAGCTGGGTACTCGACCAAGGCCATCTCGAATGGCGTGGGGCTTGCTCCGAACGTGCCGTATCTGAAGGGGAACATCGACGTCATCCAGGTGACCATCGACGGCCCCGCGGAGATCCACAACAAGCGCCGTCCGCTTCCCGGACGCCGTGAGTCGTTCGCCCCTATGATTGAAGGCATTGCCCGCGCTGTCGATGCGGGAATCCACATCAATGTCCGGGTGAACACGGACATGACCAACCTCTACACGCTGCCCGAGTTGTCGGAGTTCGCCCAGGCGCAGCCCTGGTTCTCCAGCGGGCTGGTCCGCTTCCACCTGGCACCCGTGAAGAATCACAACCCCCGCAAGGAGTCGCCCTCCGAGTCCGACCTGCTCCTCAAGGTCCTGGAGCTGGTGGGCCGCGACGAGCGGATGTCCATCTATGACCTAAGCGGGTTCCCGGGCATCAAATACTTCCAGGGGTTCAAGGACTCTGGGCTCTTCTCACCCCACCGGTTCTTCAACTGCGAGGCACAGATCAACTTCTTCGCATTCGACCTGCACGGGGATGTCTATGCCTGCTGGGACACCGCGGGGCTGAAGCATCTGGCCGTGGGCTCGTTCTCGCCGGAGGTGAAGCTGGATCCCACGAAGCTGGGCCAGTGGCGCAAGCGCACGGCGCTCGACATCGCGGGGTGTCAGCCCTGCCCATCGTCCCCGCACTGCGGCGGCGGGTGCCAGTTCCTCGCGCTCGAGCACAAGAAGACGTTCCTGGAGTCCGCGTGTGATTCGATGATGGAGGGCTACGTCCAGGCCATCCAGTCCAACGCGAACTGGCTGCTGGAGCGTGCCCGGGCAGGGGACCACGCGGTGGGGCTCGTCACGGCGCGGGAGGTGGTAACCCCGGTGACGCGGCTCTTCGGACTCGCGGATTCCGACGGCAAGGCGGAACTCATCGGCTGCGCATGA
- a CDS encoding ABC transporter ATP-binding protein — translation MASRRDVVGRLLDFLGPARREFLLGICGMGLINLGLNLGLAFIMAHFTRAILDGDRPRLLAAVLGFALVTATAAVAIQQSAVALTRSAVRADGHLRAALFRKLVHVPLPELEGRGSGELLSRLNSDATQTAMLYRQSLQGLCITLLNGVGSTVAMLFIDWRAGLLVIGLSALMPLLMLPLRKPLGDWSRAVQESQSGFLAAAGQLVQGAAVIRYFNLSKWILDRVEAHNQRLERAGIRLACLESTRGLIEGLDLAVSTSLIVYGAWRGLHEPDFVPRLLALVQVSHGTVTLFAGLASVWADFQVRLASAERLTTLLSLPDESRAPGRHQGLPVPGQGLTVRGLGFAYGNASDIALHDVSFHVAPGQRVAFVGLSGAGKSTLFKLLLGLYPSATGDVWLDGCGIHEEGLDAWRRCFAYVPQGASLFSGTVYDNILGGLPDPGPEAVEQAARAANAHEFIQVLPAGYRTALEEGARNLSGGQRQRIAIARSFLQAPRVLLLDEPTSALDGENERHVQEALDRLMAGRITLLITHRLSACRDADQIFYVEAGALQEHGRHEDLMRLPGGRYRRLVDAGPQPLRRAG, via the coding sequence ATGGCTAGCCGTCGCGACGTGGTCGGGCGGCTGCTGGACTTCCTGGGGCCCGCCAGACGCGAGTTCCTGCTGGGCATCTGCGGGATGGGACTCATCAACCTGGGCCTCAACCTCGGCCTCGCGTTCATCATGGCCCACTTCACCCGCGCGATCCTCGACGGAGACCGGCCCCGGCTCCTGGCGGCGGTGCTGGGTTTCGCCCTCGTCACGGCGACGGCGGCGGTCGCCATCCAGCAGTCCGCCGTCGCGTTGACTCGGAGCGCCGTGCGCGCGGATGGCCACCTGCGGGCCGCGCTCTTTCGCAAGCTGGTCCACGTTCCCCTTCCGGAGCTGGAGGGACGGGGTTCGGGGGAACTGCTGTCCCGGCTCAACTCGGATGCCACCCAGACCGCGATGCTCTACAGGCAGAGCCTTCAAGGCTTGTGCATCACCCTGCTCAATGGGGTGGGCTCGACCGTGGCGATGCTGTTCATCGACTGGCGGGCTGGCCTCCTGGTCATCGGCCTCTCCGCGTTGATGCCGCTTCTCATGCTGCCCCTGCGAAAGCCGCTGGGCGACTGGAGCCGGGCGGTCCAGGAATCTCAATCAGGCTTCCTGGCTGCCGCGGGACAGCTTGTCCAAGGGGCGGCGGTCATCCGCTACTTCAATCTGTCAAAGTGGATCCTGGACAGGGTGGAGGCCCACAACCAGCGCCTGGAGCGCGCTGGCATTCGCCTTGCTTGCCTGGAGTCCACCCGGGGCTTGATTGAAGGCCTGGACCTCGCCGTTTCCACCAGCCTCATCGTGTATGGCGCTTGGCGCGGCCTCCACGAGCCCGATTTCGTTCCCAGACTGCTGGCCCTGGTCCAGGTCAGCCATGGCACGGTCACGCTGTTCGCTGGGCTCGCCAGCGTCTGGGCAGACTTCCAGGTTCGGCTCGCGAGCGCCGAGCGCCTCACCACGCTCCTCTCCCTTCCGGACGAGTCCCGAGCGCCGGGGAGGCATCAAGGACTTCCCGTGCCCGGCCAGGGGCTGACCGTCCGGGGCCTTGGCTTCGCGTATGGCAATGCCTCTGACATCGCCCTCCACGACGTCTCCTTTCACGTCGCACCCGGCCAACGCGTTGCGTTCGTAGGACTGTCAGGAGCGGGCAAGAGCACCCTGTTCAAGTTGCTGCTTGGATTGTACCCATCGGCAACGGGGGACGTCTGGCTTGACGGCTGCGGCATCCACGAGGAAGGCCTTGACGCCTGGCGGCGCTGCTTTGCCTATGTGCCTCAGGGGGCTTCCCTGTTCAGTGGGACGGTCTACGACAACATCCTGGGTGGCCTGCCAGATCCAGGTCCGGAGGCTGTCGAGCAGGCGGCGCGCGCGGCGAACGCCCACGAGTTCATCCAGGTGCTCCCCGCCGGCTACCGCACCGCATTGGAAGAAGGCGCCAGGAACCTGAGTGGCGGCCAACGCCAGCGGATTGCCATTGCGCGCTCCTTCCTCCAAGCCCCCCGCGTGCTGCTCCTGGACGAGCCCACTTCCGCCCTGGATGGAGAGAATGAGCGGCATGTCCAGGAGGCCTTGGACAGACTCATGGCGGGGCGCATCACGCTGCTCATCACCCACCGGCTCTCCGCGTGCCGTGATGCGGACCAGATCTTCTACGTCGAGGCGGGCGCGCTCCAAGAGCACGGGCGCCACGAGGACCTCATGCGATTGCCCGGGGGCAGGTACCGCCGCCTCGTTGACGCGGGGCCCCAACCGCTCAGGCGGGCTGGGTAG